The following proteins are encoded in a genomic region of Sparus aurata chromosome 11, fSpaAur1.1, whole genome shotgun sequence:
- the rasl11b gene encoding ras-like protein family member 11B, giving the protein MRLIHNMTTIAEYPAPEYSVPNRVIKMAVIGGSGVGKTALVVRFLTRRFIGDYERNAGNLYSREVQVDGEQVTIQVQDTPGVEMTDNGINLPDHVTCSIQWADAVVLVYSVTDRRSFDLIDQLHQQVVRAGGANMPPVILLANKADLLHLRQVDSQQGPLLVGTLGCSFYEVSASEDYSQVHTAFHRLCCQLAKQPPPPTSNNSTASAATEKRRSPLIPRPKSPNMQDLKRRFKQALSAKVRTVTSV; this is encoded by the exons ATGCGTCTCATCCACAACATGACGACCATCGCGGAGTATCCTGCACCTGAATACTCGGTCCCCAACCGGGTCATTAAAATGGCAGTGATAGGAGGCAGCGGAGTTGGCAAAACAG CGCTCGTGGTGAGATTCCTAACGAGGCGCTTCATCGGAGACTACGAGAGAAATGCTG gtaaTCTCTACTCCAGAGAAGTCCAGGTGGATGGAGAACAAGTGACCATCCAGGTTCAAGACACTCCCGGTGTGGAG ATGACTGATAATGGCATCAACCTACCTGATCACGTGACCTGCTCCATCCAGTGGGCGGACGCCGTGGTGCTGGTGTACTCTGTGACAGACCGCCGCAGCTTCGATCTGATCGATCAGCTGCACCAGCAGGTCGTCCGTGCCGGCGGCGCCAATATGCCCCCCGTGATCCTTCTGGCGAACAAGGCAGACCTGCTGCACCTGAGGCAGGTCGACTCCCAGCAGGGTCCTCTGCTGGTGGGGACGCTGGGCTGCTCTTTCTATGAAGTATCAGCCAGCGAGGACTACAGCCAGGTGCACACGGCTTTCCACCGGCTGTGTTGCCAACTCGCCAAGCAGCCACCTCCTCCCACCTCCAACAACTCCACTGCCAGTGCTGCCACGGAGAAGAGGCGCTCGCCCCTCATCCCCAGGCCAAAGTCGCCCAACATGCAAGACCTGAAGCGGCGCTTCAAGCAAGCGCTGTCTGCCAAAGTCAGGACTGTCACCTCTGTGTGA